The Mycolicibacterium insubricum DNA segment GTCAGGCATCGAGGACGCCCTGTTGTAGCACCAGAACGCCGATGGCGATCAGGGTAACCGCGATCAGCGCCGGACTGTTTTTCTCCAGCCGGATCCGCATCCGCGTCAGGGTGGCGTCGAACCGGTCGCCGGTGAACAGGTAGCCGAGGATCGGGATCGCGACCGTCGAAGCCGCCGTCACCACGAACGTCGCCGCCGCGACCGGAGTCCATCGACCCAGGTGCGCGTTGCTGATCACCAGTCCCGCCGCCACGCAGATGAACAGCACCTTGAAGTTGACCATGGTGAGCACCAGCCGCAGACCGAACACCTTCACCGGGCTGGTACCGGTCAGCCGGTCGACCCCGGGCAGTTGCGGTGACCGGTTTCCCCGCGTTGCCCACCGGTAGATCCCGACAGCGATCAGCGCGCCGCCGACCAGGATGCGGGTCCACGCCGACCATTCCGGGGTGTAGCTTTCGTCGGGATCCATGGCCTCGGGCAGCGCGGTGAACATCGCGATCAGCACAGTGATGCCGCACAGCCAACCGGCCAGATATGCCAGCCCGGACGCGCGCGGCCGGTTGCCCTGCACGACGAGCACCGCCAGCACCACGGTGAACGGCGACAGCGCGATCACCAGGGCCAGGGGCAGCACCTCGGCGGAGGCGGAAAGCAGGTTGGTGTTCATGGGTGTCGGCCGCCTGCGGTGTCGGCCACCGGTCCCCTCGTCTCGTGGTGTCGCATCCTTACCGCGTCGACCGTACTGGCCCGGGCTTCGGGTGGTGCTGCGAGGTTACGGATCCGCTGCGGGCTCAGGGTCGGACGCGGTGTCGGTGGGGGCGCAGTCGGACTCGGTGTCGACGGCCGGTGGCTCGGGTGCCGCGGTGGCGGTGGCGACGACGGGCACCCGTCCGACGCTGATGGCGATGCCGAGCAACAGCAGCAGCACCATGGACACCAACCAGACTCCGAGTAGTGGCGCGCTGAGGTGGCGGACCAGGGATCGGCTCAGCCCCATGACCATTTGTGCCGCAAACAGTCCGTAGAGCAGCGTCAGACCCAGCGAGGTGATGCCGGCGCCGGTGCCGGTGATGGTCCCGAACAGCCGGAACGACGATCGGGCGCCGGCGCCGAACACGATCACCGCGATCGACCAGGTCAACGCCGCGGCCGCGGCGAGCAGGAGGAAGACCACCTGCGCGTCATGGGTGTGGGTGAGGTTCAGCCCCACCCAGGGGACGACGGCGGGCGGCAAGGTGGCCAGCGCCGTCACCACCGCCCGGCCGACCAGCCCCTTGCCAGCGGGACGGGCGGCAACGGCGATGAGCCCGAACGCGAGGCCGATCGCCAGCCACGCGACGCTGAACCCGGCCATTGGCGTCGACGCGTGGTAGGCGCGCGCCATTCTCACCGCGAAGGCCGGTGCGGTGAGGACGATCCCGACGGCCGCGATGGCGACCAGGATCCCCGCGACGATGAATCCCGCGGGGTGGCGCATCGGTGGGGCCGGCGGACGCGGCGGGGGCATCGGGTAGCGCATCGGGCCGGGCGTCGGCATGGGCCCCGGGTAGCGGACCGGGTAGGGCTGCTGCTGGAGGTAGGACGATTGTGGCTGGGCGTAGGGCTGTTGCGGCTGCGCGTAGGAGATGGGCGGCGCCTCGTCATCGCCCGCCCGAGTAGCCGTGGTGGCGTCCGCGGCCAGCAGACCACCGACCAGGCCGCGCAGCTGGCCGTCGTCGTCGAGGTTCAGGTCGTGCTCGAAGGCCTGGCCGACGAGGGTGACGAGTTGTTCGCGGGTCAGCGTGCGACCGGTGACGGCGACGACGCGCTGCGACAGTGCGCTCAGCCGGTCGGGCTCGGTCACCTGTTCTCCTGACGTCGGCGGTGTTCCTCGAGCGTAGGGCGGTTGGGGGCTGCGGAGCTGCGGAAGTTCGGTGGACGGTCAGGGGGCCGTGTCGGCCGCGGGCGTTCCGTCGGGAGTACCGGGTACCGGCCCGGAAGGAGGTTCGACGCCGACCAGTGGTGTTGCTTGGCTGACGGGCACCTTTCCGCAGCTGACGGCAATGCCGAACAGCAGGAAGACCACCGGTTCCACCCGTGACGCCCACAAGTTGACTGAGTAGAGGGATGTGAACCCGCTGATGTAGATCACGGCGGTGAGGACACCGTCGGCGATGGCGGTCAACAGGCCGAACACCCCGAAGGACCGCAAGCCGGTGATTGCGGTGATCAGCATTGCAATGTTGAAGGTCACCGTCGGGCCCAGTAACAGCGCATTCGCGGATGTTTCCGGAATGGAGTGGTAGTCGAGGAATCCGAAGAAGATGATCCCCGTCAGCGCCGCCAGCGCCGCCGACGCGGCGGCGATGATGGCAAAAACCCGCGTCGCGCCGCGAGCGCCGACGGCGATCGCGGTAAAGCCCATCGCGACGATCAGCCAGCTGACCCGGCTCGCCAGCATTGCGGGGGTCAGGTAGCCGAAGAGGTGGGTGTCCTCCAAGAAGTAGTCCCCCGCAAACGTGAGTACGCCCCAGACCAGAGCCGCCAGTGCGATCAGGATTCCCCCGACGATGAAGCCCACCGGGTGGCGGGTCGTTTGGGGTTGTCGAGGTGGCGGCATCATCGGGTAGCCCGGCGCCATCGCGGGGTTCATGCCGGGCCAGCTGGGCTGCGGGTACGCCTGCGGGTACCCGGGTTGAGGAGCGGGGTAGCTGGGTGCGGTGGGTTGACCGTAGGACATCGGGGGTCCGACGACCTGTTCGTCGGCCGGTCCGTCCGAGCTCATCCCGCCGACCAGTCCGCGCAACTGGCCATCGTCATCGAGGTTCAGATCGTGCTCAAAGGCCCGCCCGACGAGGCTGACGAGTTGTTCGCGGGTCAGCGTGCGACCGGTGACGGCGACGATGCGATCCGACAGTGCGCTCAGCCGGTCGGGCTCGGTCACCTGTTCTCCTGACGTCCGCGGTGTTTCCGGGGAAAGCCTATGGCAGCCCTGGATCGCGGGGCAGCGGCAATCCGGTGGACGGTCAGGGGGTGTCGGCCGCGGGCGTTCCGTCGGGAGTACCGGGCCGCACCGGCGCGGAGGGTGGTCCGAGGTCCGGATAGGACGGATACATCGGGCCCGGTGAAGCAGTGACGGGCACCTTTCCGCAGCTGACGGCAATGCCGAACAGCAGCAGGGATACCACGTCCAGCAGGGAAAGGATCCGTGTTGGCCACCCGATCCCGAAGAACGAGCTGAGAATCATCAGGGTGCTGAAAACACCGTAGGCGACCCCCGCGACCAGGCCGAACGCCCCGAAGTACGTCCGACCGGTAGTGCCGGCGACGAGCAGTGCAACAGCGAACGCCAAACCAGTAGCCGTAAGCAGCAGCGCGATGAGCCCGTGGGCGAGTCCGGGAAGCAATACCTGGAAGACGATGGAGATCACGATCGTCAGTGCGGCGGCTGAGGCCGCGACGATCGCCGATACCCGTGTTGCCGCCCGGGTATTGGCCGCGACAAGGACGAACGCGACTGCGAGCAGCAGCCAGCCGGCCCGGCTCAACAGCAGCAACGGGCTCAAACCGTGGTGGTAGCCCGCGCGGTAGGTGTATCCCCCGAAGACGAGGAGCGGTGTGCCCAGGGCGATCAGGATCCCGCCGACGATGAATCCCGCGGGGTGTCGGGTGGGTGCCTTCGGTGCGCGCAGGGGTGGTGCAATCAGCGGGTAGCCGGGCGCCATCATGGGGTTCATGCCGGGCCAGCCGGGCTGTGGGTACGCCTGCGGGTAGCCCGGTTGCGGATAGGGATAGCTGGGTGCGGCGGGTTGTCCGTAGGACACCGGCGGTCCGCCGACCTGTCCGCCGGCGATTCCGCCCGAGGTGAGCCCGCCGAGCAGGGCCCGTAGCTGGCCGTCGTCGTCGAGGTCGATCTGGTGCTCGAAGGCGCGCCCGGCGACGGTCACCAGCTCCTCGCGGGTGAGGTTGCGCCCGGTGAGCGCGGTGATGCGCTCAGACAGTGCGCTCAGCCGATCGGGCTCGGTCACCGGTTACTCCTGACGTCCGGGGTGCTCAGAGCAGCCTATGGCACCGCGGGTACTAGACGGCGCGGCAAAGCGGTCAGGTGCCGAGCGGATCCGCAGGACTGCGGGCGGTTAAGGGGTGGCCGCCACGGCTTTGACGGGTACGCGCCCGCAACTGACGGCGATCCCGAACAACACCAGGAACACGCTGGACAGCAGGGCGAGGATCAGCGTCGCCGCGTGGAGGCCGAAGAACGGCAGGAGAGACAGTAGAACGCTGAGGATGCTGTACCCGGCTCCGGTGACAACGCCGAAGGTGCCGAAGGAAGCCCGGCCCGTGACGCCCGTGGCCAGTACCGAAACAGCAAACGCAACGGAAAGTCCGTTGATCAGCAATGGCGCGAGCCCGCTCGGCAGGACGATGAACCAGCCGACGGCGAGCGTGACTGCCGCACTTGCCAACGCCGATCCGGTGCCAACGGCAGCGGACGTTCTCGTCGCCGTCGCACCCGCATTGGAGGTGATCAGCGCAAACGCCACCGCGAACAGCAACCAGACGACGATGACGCCGAATGATGTTGGGCCGACGCCACCGAAGTAGTGCCAGTAGTAGGTGCCGCCGTAGCGGTAGCCAATAGCCCAGCGGTGGACGAGCGAAACGATTGTGGTCAGCACGATCAGGATCCCGGCCACGATGAACGCCGCCGGGTGCCGGGTGAGTCTGTTCGGCGGAGGCGGCATCACGGCGTGTCCGGGCACCATCGCGGGATTCATTCGGGCCGGCACGCCGGGTTGCGGGTACGCCTGGGGATAGCCGGGTTGGTAGCCGACGTGTGCGGGTTGTCCGTGGGACACCGGCGGCTCACCCTGTTGTCCCGTGGAGGCCGGCGCCGCGGGCCCGGTGGGTTCCGTACTGAGCCCGGTCGAGGAGAGTCCGCCTACCAGCGCGCGCAGCTGCCCGTCGTCGTTCAGATCGATCTGGTGCTCGAACGCTCGTCCGACGACGATCACCAGTTCGTCGCGGGGCAGGGTGCGTCCGGTCAGTGCGTTCACCCGCTGCGACAGCGCGCTCAGCCGATCAGGCTGTGCCATGCGGATCAACCTAGCTCAGCGGATGTTCGAGCTTGATGACCCCGGAGTCGTCGCTGACATACACCGTGCCGTCGGGCGACACCGCCATGTCGTAGGGGTTGCTGAGCCCCTGGAACGGCAGGACCTTCTGGGTGCTCGACCCCGCCGGTAGTGCCAGCACTCGGTTGTTCTTGAAATCCAGTGCATAGACCGTGCCGCTGGCGTCCACCCCGACACCGTTGGCCTGCTGGATCCCGCTGAACGGCAGGGTTTGCTGCTTGCCGGTCGCCGGATCCAGCTTCACCACCTGGCCGGCATTGAGGTTGGCGACGTATACCCCGCCCGAGGAGTCCGCCGCGATCGCGACGGGCCGGCCGGTGGTGCCGAACGGAATTCGACGCGCGGAGGTCGCACCCGGCGCGAGC contains these protein-coding regions:
- a CDS encoding GAP family protein, whose product is MNTNLLSASAEVLPLALVIALSPFTVVLAVLVVQGNRPRASGLAYLAGWLCGITVLIAMFTALPEAMDPDESYTPEWSAWTRILVGGALIAVGIYRWATRGNRSPQLPGVDRLTGTSPVKVFGLRLVLTMVNFKVLFICVAAGLVISNAHLGRWTPVAAATFVVTAASTVAIPILGYLFTGDRFDATLTRMRIRLEKNSPALIAVTLIAIGVLVLQQGVLDA
- a CDS encoding proline-rich domain-containing protein — encoded protein: MAQPDRLSALSQRVNALTGRTLPRDELVIVVGRAFEHQIDLNDDGQLRALVGGLSSTGLSTEPTGPAAPASTGQQGEPPVSHGQPAHVGYQPGYPQAYPQPGVPARMNPAMVPGHAVMPPPPNRLTRHPAAFIVAGILIVLTTIVSLVHRWAIGYRYGGTYYWHYFGGVGPTSFGVIVVWLLFAVAFALITSNAGATATRTSAAVGTGSALASAAVTLAVGWFIVLPSGLAPLLINGLSVAFAVSVLATGVTGRASFGTFGVVTGAGYSILSVLLSLLPFFGLHAATLILALLSSVFLVLFGIAVSCGRVPVKAVAATP